A genomic window from Phoenix dactylifera cultivar Barhee BC4 chromosome 7, palm_55x_up_171113_PBpolish2nd_filt_p, whole genome shotgun sequence includes:
- the LOC103714124 gene encoding probable LRR receptor-like serine/threonine-protein kinase At1g56140: protein MPRHLLEGSSSPQSTGKALSLFLFIGGAVILVIMLLLVLFWKRIKPKMLLQKMAKSEKNGPEVPDYFSGNLRIISYFDYRTLKRATGSFHPKNQLGRGGFGPVYQGKLVDGRMIAVKQLSLEKSQQGESEFLAEVRMLTSIQHKNLVRLIGCCSEGAQRLLVYEYMKNGSLDSLIYGNCKTFLNWKMRFQIILGIARGLQYLHEDSNLRIVHRDIKASNILLDDKFQPKISDFGLARFFPEDQTYLSTTIAGTLGYTAPEYAIRGELSEKADIYSFGVLALEIISSRKNTDLSLPTEMQYLPEYAWKLFERSRVIDFVDPKLRTDGIVEKDVLQVCHVAFLCLQPDPSLRPPMSEVVAMLIQKTEPMATPLKPAFLERKHRVDISLSLESPSEDHISSPPQSNSPFSPLPDRFSPPPDASKR, encoded by the exons atGCCCCGCCATTTGTTAGAAG GGTCTTCATCTCCACAGTCAACTGGGAAGGCCTTGTCATTGTTCCTTTTCATCGGCGGTGCTGTAATTCTTGTGATCATGTTACTCCTGGTTCTTTTCTGGAAACGTATCAAGCCAAAGATGCTGTTGCAGAAGATGGCGAAATCTGAAAAAAATGGTCCAG AAGTTCCAGATTACTTCAGCGGCAATCTTCGAATTATTTCCTACTTCGACTATCGTACTTTAAAAAGAGCAACGGGATCTTTCCACCCAAAGAACCAGCTTGGTAGGGGAGGGTTTGGGCCAGTCTATCAG GGTAAATTAGTTGATGGAAGGATGATTGCAGTGAAGCAATTGTCTCTTGAAAAATCTCAACAAGGGGAATCTGAATTTCTTGCTGAGGTTAGGATGTTAACAAGCATTCAACACAAGAATCTTGTTCGCCTTATTGGATGTTGCTCGGAGGGAGCTCAAAGGCTGCTTGTATATGAGTACATGAAAAATGGGAGCTTGGACAGTCTAATATATG GAAACTGCAAAACATTTTTGAACTGGAAGATGCGATTCCAAATCATTCTTGGCATAGCTCGAGGGCTACAGTATCTGCATGAAGACTCAAACTTACGGATTGTCCATAGAGATATCAAGGCTAGCAACATCCTCCTTGATGATAAATTCCAACCTAAAATTAGCGATTTTGGTTTGGCCAGGTTCTTCCCTGAAGACCAGACATATCTCAGCACCACAATTGCTGGGACTCT AGGCTATACTGCACCTGAATATGCTATCAGAGGAGAGTTGTCGGAGAAAGCTGATATTTATAGCTTTGGAGTTCTTGCACTTGAGATCATTAGTTCCAGAAAGAACACAGACCTTTCACTGCCAACAGAGATGCAGTATCTTCCAGAATAT GCATGGAAGCTTTTTGAGAGATCGAGGGTCATTGATTTCGTAGACCCCAAATTGAGAACAGATGGGATTGTGGAAAAAGATGTTCTACAAGTCTGTCATGTAGCCTTTTTATGCCTCCAACCAGATCCAAGCTTAAGGCCCCCAATGTCGGAAGTAGTTGCCATGCTAATTCAGAAGACTGAACCCATGGCCACTCCTTTGAAACCAGCATTTTTGGAACGAAAGCATCGAGTCGACATAAGTCTTTCATTGGAGTCTCCATCTGAGGACCATATCTCTTCACCACCACAAAGTAATTCTCCTTTCTCCCCTCTACCCGACAGGTTTTCACCACCACCTGATGCCTCCAAGAGATAG
- the LOC103714085 gene encoding probable protein phosphatase 2C 59 isoform X2, with translation MGYLKSVAGIQTDGSPVSGGGLSQNGKFSYGYASSPGKRASMEDFYETRIDGVDGEIVGLFGVFDGHGGARAAEYVKQNLFSNLIRHPKFISDTKLAIADAYNHTDSEFLKSENNHNRDAGSTASTAVLVGDRLLVANVGDSRAVICRGGNAIAVSRDHKPDQTDERQRIEDAGGFVMWAGTWRVGGVLAVSRAFGDRLLKQYVVADPEIQEEVVDGALEFLILASDGIWDVVSNEEAVAMIKPIENPEQAAKRLLEEAYQRGSTDNITCVVVRFLGYHDKNVLLEQR, from the exons ATGGGTTATTTGAAATCTGTTGCTGGAATTCAGACGGATGGCTCTCCCGTCAGTGGTGGTGGACTCAG TCAGAATGGGAAGTTTAGCTATGGATATGCAAGCTCTCCAGGGAAAAGGGCTTCTATGGAAGACTTCTATGAGACTAGAATTGATGGTGTTGATGGAGAAATTGTTGGCTTGTTTGGAGTGTTTGATG GCCATGGTGGTGCTCGAGCAGCAGAGTATGTTAAACAAAATCTCTTCAGCAATTTGATCAGGCACCCAAAGTTTATTTCAGATACCAAGTTGGCTATAG CTGATGCATACAACCACACAGACTCAGAGTTTCTGAAATCTGAGAATAATCATAATCGAGATGCAGGGTCAACTGCTTCAACTGCTGTCCTCGTCGGGGACCGCCTGCTAGTTGCAAATGTTGGTGACTCCAGGGCTGTAATATGTAGGGGAGGGAATG CTATAGCTGTCTCAAGGGATCACAAGCCTGACCAAACAGATGAGCGACAACGGATTGAGGATGCGGGAGGGTTTGTGATGTGGGCTG GGACATGGCGTGTTGGCGGTGTGCTTGCCGTTTCTCGTGCATTTGGTGATAGGCTCCTGAAGCAGTATGTTGTCGCAGACCCTGAAATTCAG GAGGAAGTGGTGGATGGCGCTCTCGAATTTCTCATCCTTGCAAGTGATGGAATCTGGGATGTCGTTTCAAATGAG GAGGCTGTTGCCATGATCAAACCCATAGAGAACCCCGAGCAGGCAGCAAAGAGACTGCTGGAGGAGGCTTATCAGAGAGGAAGCACCGACAATATTACTTGCGTTGTCGTGCGTTTCTTAGGTTACCATGATAAGAATGTTCTACTAGAGCAGCGGTAA
- the LOC103714085 gene encoding probable protein phosphatase 2C 45 isoform X1 yields the protein MGRSVLERWSGGTFSGRFVVGGTALEWTKVGSEGSRGLSSKRKEYIPHSCPLHAFHMTPDNGINYQLSTHVLKHQPLEFVQTRVLAIRTFTPRRLQSVTSAQNLDRSSSNEWMGYLKSVAGIQTDGSPVSGGGLSQNGKFSYGYASSPGKRASMEDFYETRIDGVDGEIVGLFGVFDGHGGARAAEYVKQNLFSNLIRHPKFISDTKLAIADAYNHTDSEFLKSENNHNRDAGSTASTAVLVGDRLLVANVGDSRAVICRGGNAIAVSRDHKPDQTDERQRIEDAGGFVMWAGTWRVGGVLAVSRAFGDRLLKQYVVADPEIQEEVVDGALEFLILASDGIWDVVSNEEAVAMIKPIENPEQAAKRLLEEAYQRGSTDNITCVVVRFLGYHDKNVLLEQR from the exons ATGGGAAGGAGCGTGTTGGAGCGTTGGAGCGGAGGGACGTTTTCCGGTCGTTTCGTCGTGGGAGGAACCGCGTTGGAGTGGACGAAAGTCGGCAGCGAAGGTTCTCGGGGTCTCTCATCAAAACGGAAAGAATACATCCCTCATAGCTGTCCGTTACACGCTTTCCATATGACCCCCGACAATGGCATAAATTACCAATTATCTACCCATGTTCTTAAGCATCAACCCTTGGAGTTCGTCCAAACTAGAGTACTTGCCATCCGTACCTTCACTCCCCGCCGGCTGCAATCAGTTACATCGGCGCAAAATCTGGATCGTTCATCATCAAATGAAtg GATGGGTTATTTGAAATCTGTTGCTGGAATTCAGACGGATGGCTCTCCCGTCAGTGGTGGTGGACTCAG TCAGAATGGGAAGTTTAGCTATGGATATGCAAGCTCTCCAGGGAAAAGGGCTTCTATGGAAGACTTCTATGAGACTAGAATTGATGGTGTTGATGGAGAAATTGTTGGCTTGTTTGGAGTGTTTGATG GCCATGGTGGTGCTCGAGCAGCAGAGTATGTTAAACAAAATCTCTTCAGCAATTTGATCAGGCACCCAAAGTTTATTTCAGATACCAAGTTGGCTATAG CTGATGCATACAACCACACAGACTCAGAGTTTCTGAAATCTGAGAATAATCATAATCGAGATGCAGGGTCAACTGCTTCAACTGCTGTCCTCGTCGGGGACCGCCTGCTAGTTGCAAATGTTGGTGACTCCAGGGCTGTAATATGTAGGGGAGGGAATG CTATAGCTGTCTCAAGGGATCACAAGCCTGACCAAACAGATGAGCGACAACGGATTGAGGATGCGGGAGGGTTTGTGATGTGGGCTG GGACATGGCGTGTTGGCGGTGTGCTTGCCGTTTCTCGTGCATTTGGTGATAGGCTCCTGAAGCAGTATGTTGTCGCAGACCCTGAAATTCAG GAGGAAGTGGTGGATGGCGCTCTCGAATTTCTCATCCTTGCAAGTGATGGAATCTGGGATGTCGTTTCAAATGAG GAGGCTGTTGCCATGATCAAACCCATAGAGAACCCCGAGCAGGCAGCAAAGAGACTGCTGGAGGAGGCTTATCAGAGAGGAAGCACCGACAATATTACTTGCGTTGTCGTGCGTTTCTTAGGTTACCATGATAAGAATGTTCTACTAGAGCAGCGGTAA